DNA sequence from the Desulfosporosinus sp. Sb-LF genome:
AAGGATTTGAACTATTTTGTCGTGATCTTGAACGGTTCGGTACACGGGGAGCTGTGCTTCTGAAGGGACAACTCAGTGGTTCGTTGACGCTGGGAATGCAGATCACGGATAAAAACAGACGGTCGAGTTATTATGATGATACCCTGAGGGATATGTTAGTTAAAACCCTTGCTTTACATGCGGAGTGGCAGACTAAACGGCTCCGACAATTTGGGTTACCTATTCTGATGACGATTGACGATCCAGGGCTTTATGCCTTTGGTGCCTCAACTCATGTTACTCTGAACAGAGAACAACTTATTGAAGAATTGAATGCAATTGCAGAGGGGATTCTTCGTCAAGGCGGAATTCCTGGTGTTCATGTTTGTGCAGGGATGGATTGGACCCTTGTATTTAACTCAAAGGTTCAGGTCGTGAATTTTGATGCTTACGATTATATGCAGAGTATGATGGTCTTAGCTGAGCCTATAAATCAATTCTTATCTCGTGGAGGGATTCTTTCTTGGGGTATTATTCCTACGAATCCAGTCGCATGGGAGGAAACCTCTCAGAGCCTTAAACTGCGCCTGGAAAAGAATATTAGGGAACTCGTGACGAGAGGCGTGAATGAATCCCTTCTTCGTCAGCAAAGTATTATAACGCCGAGCTGTGGGACTGGGACGCTGCAAGTGGACTTAGCAGAACATATTTATAAACTATTAAATGAACTAGGATCAAGCTATTATTCTATTTAATATCTTGCATAATTGATCAAGGGTACGGACATCGGATATCTGAACAATGAACTTCGTACCTAGCATCCTGATTCACGGGTTGCTTATCCGAGTGTTTTGCTTTATAATAAAACCTAGTGTTTCACTATGGAATCCAAAGGAGGAACTAATTGTTATGTTAACTAAAGAAATGACTGTTGGCGAAGTCTTGAGAACATATCCTCAAACTGTTCAAGTTTTCCTGGAACTTGGAATGCATTGTTTAGGTTGCCCGTCTTCCACAATGGAAAGTTTAGAAGGCGCAGCTTTAACCCATGGCAAAAATCCCAATGAACTCGTTGATCAATTAAACAAAGCGATTAAAGTTGTCTAATTTCCTTTTCCTTAATATCTTAGTTAATTAGTAGAGCTGACCTATCAAGGTCAGTTCTTTTTTGTGCTTGTCAATAAATCTAAAGAATTAACTGATAATATTGATCTACAAGAATTTTTTAAAGTACAAACACAATCTCCTGTGATTACCATATATTGTTAATAACTAAAGGGAAGAAAGTCAGACAAGAAGAAATTAAACGTTTGTTATTTGAAGGAGGAAAATAATATGGAATTACGTTCCGTTGCTTATAATCCAACTCTCACACCTGGAATGGGTGGAATGCCAGGGATGCAACAAGATATGCAAGGAATGGGCGGAATGCAAGCAATGCCAGGGATGCATCAAGATATGCAAGGAATGGGCGGAATGCAAGCAATGCCAGGGATGCATCAAGATATGCAAGGAATGAGTGGAATGCAAGCCATGCCGGGAATGCAACCTGGTATGCAGGGAATGGGTGGAATGCATGGAATGCCCGAAATGGAAAGAATGTTGCATGGAATGCATGGTGTCCCTGGTGGGTGTCAATATCAAGAGTATGATCCTTGTTGCCCGATGCCTTGCCCACCGTATAATGAACCCATGCATCACGAGCACTATGAGCATCATTGCCCAATGCCCGAACCCACTCCAGCGCATGAAGTTTATGTCGTGAAAAAAGGAGATAGCATTTATAAAATTGCCAAACGTTATGGCACAACGATGCAAGCTATAATACTCGCAAACAATTTGCGTAATCCAAATCTTATATATCCAGGACAAATCTTATTTATCCCTGGAGTAGCTACTTCGGAATTTTATGGCTAAGAATGCAGACTAGTGAGATCATATAATCATAACAATTTGAAGATGAACCTGAACCTTGAGCGAACGCTCGGGGTCCAGGTTTTTATCGTTTTGAAGAGGAAGTTTCTCCACCCGTTCGCACACGCTGCATTGCTATTCACTTGACGCTGAGGCTAAAACTCAAAACCTCGGGGTTGTTCTGCATGTCAACCGTTGAGTTTCTTAACGCCTAAGCGTCTGCGCTCATTGACGCAATTCCGCTAAAGTGCTCTCTAAGTTGAGAAACTTCCTCTGGGCTTGGGTCGACGGGGGGAGGAAGTTTCTCCACCCGTTCGCACACGCTGCATTGCTATTCACTTGACGCTGAGGCTAAAACTCAAAACCTCGGGGTTGTTCTGCATGTCAACCGTTGAGTTTCTTAACGCCTAAGCGTCTGCGCTCATTGACGCAATTCCGCTAAAGTGCTCTCTAAGTTGAGAAATTTCCTCTGGGCTTGGGTCGACGGGGGGAGGTTTCTCCACCCGTTCGCACACGCTACATTGCTATTCGCTTTTCTCTCTGTGTTCGTGTGATTTGATGAGTGCATATGATGAGATAGTGCTGGACATATTGTCTAGAGTTTATGCGATAAAATCATCGGCGGTAATCAAGCAGGGAAAATGTTGACGTGAGTAGAATTATCGTGTATGGGTATGGAAAGGGGAGAAGGAACGTGGATTATCAAGTCGGTATTCTTGGTGGAGGGCCTGGTGGTTATGTATGTGCATTGAGAGCTGCCCAGCTTGGCTTATCAGTCGTACTTATTGAGGGTGAACGCTTGGGCGGTACTTGTTTGAATCGGGGATGTATCCCTACTAAAGCATTGGTGAAGAGCGCGGATCTATGGCGCGAGTTAGGACGTGTTGAGGAGTTCGGTTTGTTTGTGGGCGAAAAGCGCGTGGATTATGCCGCTGTAGTTGCCCGTAAGAATCAAGTTGTTAATTCGCTTGTTTCCGGTGTGGAGAAGCTGATGAAGGCGGCGAACATACGCGTGATCAAAGGATGGGGAGAATTTAAAGAAGCTGGTATGATTTCAGTGACAACAGATCAAGGCGTTGAACAACTCCACGTTGAAAACGTAGTGTTGGCGACAGGGTCAGTGCCTGTGCGAGTACCAATTCCCGGGGCAAATCTCCCGGGGGTGGGAACTAGTGATGAAATTCTCGAAGAAACGGATCTACCAAAACGTCTTGTGGTAATTGGCGGCGGTGTTATTGGTTTAGAATTTGCTTCGATCTATCAGTCGTTTGGAGTCAAAGTTAGTGTAGTGGAAATGCTTTCAACCTTGTTGCCCACGATTGATGAGGAAATTCCGAAGCGGTTGACCCCTCTACTAAAACGCACAGGGATGGAGATTTTGGCCAAGACGGCTGTTAAGCAGATTCGACAAGAGGGAGAGAACCTTGTTGTCCAGGTTGAAGATGCGAAAGGGGTAAGAGAGATACCCGCTGACCGTGTTCTACTTTCGACGGGACGAAGGCCTAATTTGCATGGGATTGATGTGGATAAGCTGGGTTTGGAGACTGAAAGAGGGGCCATTAAAGTCAATGCACAGATGCAAACAAATCTGCCCAACGTATACGCTATTGGGGATGTGGTCGGGGGAATCATGTTAGCTCATGTAGCTTCTTCTGAAGGGATCATTGCGGTAGAACATATCGGAGGACGTTCAGTTGCTATGAGTTATAGAGCAATACCAAGCGCAATTTTTACGCATCCTGAGATTGCCGCAGTTGGGTACTCTGAACAGGAACTCAAAGCTTCGGGGAAGGTCTATCGTGTGAGCAAGTTCCCATTTTCGGCAAATGGTAAGGCTTTGGCTTTGGGCGAGAGCATCGGGTTAGTTAAGATTTTGGCGGACGATGAGGGAGTAATCCTTGGGGCGAGTATCATGGGTCCTCAGGCTAGTACCTTGATCGCGGAATTGGTGGTTGCTGTTGAGAAAGGTCTTCGAGCAGAAGATATTGCGCGTACGATCCATGCACATCCAACATTGCCAGAAACCATCATGGAGGCGGCGCATGGAATTCATGGTAGACCGCTTCATTTGGCATAAGCTTTTTGATAATATTTTAGAGGCGAAGGTCAAACGCAAAGGCAAAGGCAAAGGCACAAAAATATGGGCTATCGTCATAATTAACGAGGTAATCTGTCTAAAAGCTCACCGTTTAAGTTACATTAACTTAAACGGTGAGCTTTTTTAGAAGATCAATTATGTTACGGAGTACTAGGACCATAGTCGAATTGGAACGAATTTTAGGACTATTTTCCTATCTTTGGCCTTTCGTAGAAAATAGCAGTTTCTGTAGCAGGATAATCCTTCTGAATGGAGAATAAGTGGGGTAATGTGGGGCGAAGTGGGGCAGAGAAGCACCGTTGTGGGGTGAGACAACATGTTTATGGGGGAATACATTCATACGATCGATGGAAAAGGCCGGCTGATTATTCCGGCAAAGTTCCGAGAGGCCTTGGGGGAAAAGTTTATTGTGACCAAAGGCTTAGATCACTGTCTGTTTGTTTATCCTCCTTCAGAATGGAGCACCTTGGAAGAGAAGCTACGCGCTTTGCCATTTACCCAACCCGATGTTCGTGCTTTCGTCCGTTTCTTTTTTTCTGGGGCGACGGAATGTGATCTGGACAAGCAGGGAAGAATTCTATTGCCGGCTAATTTGCGTGACTATGCGCAATTGGAGAAAGATCTGGTTCTGGTTGGAGTATCAAGTCGGGTGGAGATTTGGAGCCAGATACTTTGGACAGAATACAGTCGGCAAGCAGAAAACGCTTATGCCAGTGCTGCTGAGACCCTCGTCCAGCTGGGTATATAGAAAGGAACGGATTAACTTGGATTTTCATCATGTCACAGTGTTGTTAGAAGAAACTGTTGATGCAGTTGTTACAAATCCCTCGGGTAGATATGTCGATTGCACATTAGGTGGAGCTGGGCATAGCTCTATGATTTTGGGGAGGCTTGGTTCGTCTGGAAAATTGATTGGTTTTGACCAAGATGACCAAGCAATTCGTCACGCACAGGAACTTTTTGGCCAAGACGAACGTATCACCTTGGTTAATCGGAACTTTGAATCATTGGAAGAAACGTTAAAGGAATTAGACCTATTGCCAGTGGATGGTATTTTGTTCGATTTAGGGGTCTCGTCGCCTCAACTGGATGAAGCCGAACGCGGTTTTAGCTACATGCAAGACGCGCCTCTGGATATGCGTATGGATCCTTCGCGTTCCCTAAATGCCCGCGAAATTGTGAATTCGTGGAGCGAAGAAGAATTAGCTAAGGTTATTTGGAACTATGGGGAAGAGAAATGGTCGAAACGGATTGCACAATTTATCGTACGAGCTCGCAACGAGCAGCCTTTGGAAACAACGGGTGATCTGGTTCAGGTGATCAAAGCAGCGGTGCCGTCTGCAGTTCGACGGAGTGGTCCTCATCCGGCTAAGCGAACGTTTCAGGCAATAAGGATTGCGGTAAATGATGAACTAGGTGTCTTAGACCGAGTGCTTGATCAAGCGTTGCGTTGCCTGGATCATGGTGGTCGAATTGGCGTGATCACATTTCACTCACTTGAGGATCGTATTGTAAAAGAACGAATGAAGTCTTGGCTCGGGCGTTGCACTTGCCCACCAGAATTACCTATATGTCGATGTGAGGCTAAGGCGATGGCGAAGGTCTTGACACGAAAACCTATTCTCCCCTCAGAAGAGGAAGTTGAGCAAAACCCCCGTTCTAGAAGTGCAAAATTAAGAGTTGCGGAAAAAATATAACGGTCTAAAGCAAAAGGAGGAGGAATACCCTTGGTAGTGGCGCAGGAAAAAGTAGAATGGCAGGAACCATTAAAGCAAAGATCCATCGAGAGAAAGCCTCGATCCGCCAAAAGAGAGAAACGGCACGCCAAATTAAAGAGCGTCATGGCATTGGCCTTCATTGTTGGGCTGACGGGTGCAATCGGGGCGGAAACGATTCAACTGACTGTCGTCGAAGGAGCAAAAGTTCGATCCTTGGAAAAGGAGATTGCTACGATTAAAGCACAGAAAGACCTTCTGCAGATGGAGGCTGACAAACTTCGTGCAGTGAGTCGAATTGAGAGTGTAGCAATCTCTATGGGCATGGAAAAACCTACAGGGAAAGTGTATGTGGCAGGTGCAATGCCTGCGGTCAAAAATCAAAAGGGGACTCCGCCGACCCAAGTGGCAAACCAACCCACTGTGGCTAAACCTACTGCACTTAATCAATTTTTGCAAACTTTTACTGGCTTTTTTGCTTCAACACAACGTTAAGAGAATGGCGCTTTGGGTACGCGGAGACCCCGAAAAGGTGGGGGTGAGGACTTGTGAGTCCTTTTGTTGTCATGCGTAAACGAATCGCTTTTCTTTTTTTGTGTGTTTGTCTCTTTTTAGTTGTCTTAATCATTCGATTAGGTTTCGTCCAACTTAGTCAGGGGGCGGATTTGCGTAAGAAGGCGGATGATTCTCATTTCCGTGGTGTTCCTGTTGCGCCTAAACGTGGAAATATTGAGGATCGACAAGGGAACGTTTTAGCAATGAGCGTAAGTAGCGAAACAGTTTATGCAATACCGGCAGAGGTTAGGCAGTCCGGTCGAGCCAAAGAGATGGCTCTGACCTTGTCCCAACTTTTAGGGCAACCTGTTGCAGAGGTCGAAGCACATATTACGAAACGGACAGCGTTAGAATACGTTCAAAAGCGGGTTAAACCAGAAGTCGCGGCCCAAGTGCGTGCGTTATCCTTACCTGGAATAGGCACAACTGAGGACAGTCAACGATATTACCCCAGCGGGACACTTGCAGCACATATAATAGGATATGCTGGAATTGACAATCAGGGTCTGGAAGGGATAGAGTTAACCAGGGAATCCGAGCTGAAAGGGATTCCAGGTAGTATCCTCCAAGAATTTGGTGCCAATGGGATTCCTCTTCCTCAAGCAGAGCATCAGTACTTAGCCCCTAAACAAGGGAACACTGTGCGGCTGACTATTGATAAAAATATCCAAGCTTTTGCCGAACGGGAGTTGCAAAAGTTGATGTCTGGTCAGGGTGTAAACATGAATGGGCAGGCACCCAAAAATGCGTCTATCCTAGTGATGGATCCCAATACAGGAGAATTGCTTGCACTTGCTTCGGCACCAACGTTTGATCCGAATCGTTATCAGGAATCTGATCCCACGACAAGGCGTAATATTGCGATACAGAATGGCTATGAACCAGGGTCCACCTTTAAGATCATTACCCTTGCAGCCGCGCTTGAGGAAAAGAAAATAAAGCTAACAGAGCACTATTTCGATAAAGGAGCTTATACTGTTCTGGGAAAAAACGTTCGTTGCTGGAAGGCAGGAGGGCATGGTGACCAAACATACTTACAAGTTGCCGAAAATTCCTGCAATCCGGGTTTTATCGAAATGGGACAACGCCTCGGG
Encoded proteins:
- a CDS encoding methionine synthase, whose protein sequence is MQNEGFKPCFLTTGVGSMPQVNGEDALELIWKNVPRAPHWPQLPGLGAESSFVGQYLNALVETGVIEDLKSPKFQIEAPDWMERMTAFYTLYLEALEGDEQALERFGFSAQGGEGFELFCRDLERFGTRGAVLLKGQLSGSLTLGMQITDKNRRSSYYDDTLRDMLVKTLALHAEWQTKRLRQFGLPILMTIDDPGLYAFGASTHVTLNREQLIEELNAIAEGILRQGGIPGVHVCAGMDWTLVFNSKVQVVNFDAYDYMQSMMVLAEPINQFLSRGGILSWGIIPTNPVAWEETSQSLKLRLEKNIRELVTRGVNESLLRQQSIITPSCGTGTLQVDLAEHIYKLLNELGSSYYSI
- a CDS encoding DUF1858 domain-containing protein — its product is MLTKEMTVGEVLRTYPQTVQVFLELGMHCLGCPSSTMESLEGAALTHGKNPNELVDQLNKAIKVV
- a CDS encoding LysM peptidoglycan-binding domain-containing protein; its protein translation is MELRSVAYNPTLTPGMGGMPGMQQDMQGMGGMQAMPGMHQDMQGMGGMQAMPGMHQDMQGMSGMQAMPGMQPGMQGMGGMHGMPEMERMLHGMHGVPGGCQYQEYDPCCPMPCPPYNEPMHHEHYEHHCPMPEPTPAHEVYVVKKGDSIYKIAKRYGTTMQAIILANNLRNPNLIYPGQILFIPGVATSEFYG
- the lpdA gene encoding dihydrolipoyl dehydrogenase, whose amino-acid sequence is MDYQVGILGGGPGGYVCALRAAQLGLSVVLIEGERLGGTCLNRGCIPTKALVKSADLWRELGRVEEFGLFVGEKRVDYAAVVARKNQVVNSLVSGVEKLMKAANIRVIKGWGEFKEAGMISVTTDQGVEQLHVENVVLATGSVPVRVPIPGANLPGVGTSDEILEETDLPKRLVVIGGGVIGLEFASIYQSFGVKVSVVEMLSTLLPTIDEEIPKRLTPLLKRTGMEILAKTAVKQIRQEGENLVVQVEDAKGVREIPADRVLLSTGRRPNLHGIDVDKLGLETERGAIKVNAQMQTNLPNVYAIGDVVGGIMLAHVASSEGIIAVEHIGGRSVAMSYRAIPSAIFTHPEIAAVGYSEQELKASGKVYRVSKFPFSANGKALALGESIGLVKILADDEGVILGASIMGPQASTLIAELVVAVEKGLRAEDIARTIHAHPTLPETIMEAAHGIHGRPLHLA
- the mraZ gene encoding division/cell wall cluster transcriptional repressor MraZ, producing the protein MFMGEYIHTIDGKGRLIIPAKFREALGEKFIVTKGLDHCLFVYPPSEWSTLEEKLRALPFTQPDVRAFVRFFFSGATECDLDKQGRILLPANLRDYAQLEKDLVLVGVSSRVEIWSQILWTEYSRQAENAYASAAETLVQLGI
- the rsmH gene encoding 16S rRNA (cytosine(1402)-N(4))-methyltransferase RsmH; this translates as MDFHHVTVLLEETVDAVVTNPSGRYVDCTLGGAGHSSMILGRLGSSGKLIGFDQDDQAIRHAQELFGQDERITLVNRNFESLEETLKELDLLPVDGILFDLGVSSPQLDEAERGFSYMQDAPLDMRMDPSRSLNAREIVNSWSEEELAKVIWNYGEEKWSKRIAQFIVRARNEQPLETTGDLVQVIKAAVPSAVRRSGPHPAKRTFQAIRIAVNDELGVLDRVLDQALRCLDHGGRIGVITFHSLEDRIVKERMKSWLGRCTCPPELPICRCEAKAMAKVLTRKPILPSEEEVEQNPRSRSAKLRVAEKI
- a CDS encoding septum formation initiator, whose translation is MVVAQEKVEWQEPLKQRSIERKPRSAKREKRHAKLKSVMALAFIVGLTGAIGAETIQLTVVEGAKVRSLEKEIATIKAQKDLLQMEADKLRAVSRIESVAISMGMEKPTGKVYVAGAMPAVKNQKGTPPTQVANQPTVAKPTALNQFLQTFTGFFASTQR
- a CDS encoding penicillin-binding transpeptidase domain-containing protein; its protein translation is MSPFVVMRKRIAFLFLCVCLFLVVLIIRLGFVQLSQGADLRKKADDSHFRGVPVAPKRGNIEDRQGNVLAMSVSSETVYAIPAEVRQSGRAKEMALTLSQLLGQPVAEVEAHITKRTALEYVQKRVKPEVAAQVRALSLPGIGTTEDSQRYYPSGTLAAHIIGYAGIDNQGLEGIELTRESELKGIPGSILQEFGANGIPLPQAEHQYLAPKQGNTVRLTIDKNIQAFAERELQKLMSGQGVNMNGQAPKNASILVMDPNTGELLALASAPTFDPNRYQESDPTTRRNIAIQNGYEPGSTFKIITLAAALEEKKIKLTEHYFDKGAYTVLGKNVRCWKAGGHGDQTYLQVAENSCNPGFIEMGQRLGMDAFYKYLRDFGFGQKTKIEMSGEALGILANKKKATALDLATMSIGQTNNVTPIQLLTAVSAVANGGTLMKPQLVKDIVGPSGRVVTPFEKEEIRRVISEDTSKLEREVLESVVTNGTGRRSFLPGYRVAGKTGTAQKVVNGGYVQGEYVASFVAFAPADKPRLVTLAVIDGVPFYGGVVACPVVQSVMLDSLRYLGIKPDPQAPMIPGKPMPGLEFPPIKKAAAVPSVLGLPLAEAEKVLTQAGFKGITEGQGEVVLDQVPHGDAQVEAGSNVLLYLGKDASAPTLAHWWEDEDEDIVAMRNLSGRVPISASPLGR